The following coding sequences are from one uncultured Bacteroides sp. window:
- a CDS encoding DUF4848 domain-containing protein: MKKRILKNAFFLFGTFFFLFSCSDEDNVTNETSAMKENAVQVVQLLGNGNVKPLTRSDNVPTENLALKFSSEQTYEATLEKLEGMTKEERMEWERQFPSFLSLEAVYNEAMEYAADSLEDSELSYRKFKAKYSNFLYFPEYKEDLGAYLPVLSDDLRSSLDVLSTVVNSNGLVVVGNEVKNMKLDSSYSELQNSGRAYYSNTEKSEVYLLSPMTRSSAIDWNTISYVDANDYKSYMLLHKNKQYIGAQYESGWRKRGKGKKLNFKFGRRFKDNRIVWHSEVSFRKHVWLGWVNYSSKTSLNGTIFYYDNNHLIGQQTIEHSANGSSSHDGYGALQFVIYKGHFDVPELLTIPVYAYYFPEIRGTASIDFRGFPSTEYYTWKMTYKNAGKTSPL; this comes from the coding sequence ATGAAAAAAAGAATTTTAAAAAATGCTTTCTTCTTATTTGGTACATTTTTCTTCTTATTCTCGTGTTCAGACGAAGATAATGTCACCAATGAAACCTCAGCTATGAAAGAAAATGCTGTTCAGGTTGTTCAACTATTAGGTAATGGGAATGTCAAACCTTTAACTAGGAGCGATAATGTACCTACTGAAAATTTGGCATTAAAATTTAGTTCAGAGCAGACTTATGAGGCAACGCTTGAAAAGTTGGAGGGCATGACTAAGGAAGAAAGGATGGAATGGGAACGTCAATTTCCTTCTTTTCTGTCATTAGAAGCAGTTTATAATGAAGCGATGGAATATGCGGCCGATTCTTTAGAAGATTCTGAATTATCGTATCGCAAATTTAAAGCGAAATATTCGAATTTTCTTTATTTTCCTGAATATAAGGAAGATCTTGGTGCATATTTACCTGTGTTATCTGATGATTTAAGATCTTCTTTAGATGTACTTTCAACCGTCGTAAATTCTAATGGGCTTGTTGTTGTTGGTAATGAGGTAAAGAACATGAAATTAGATAGTTCATATTCTGAACTTCAGAATTCTGGAAGAGCTTATTATAGCAATACTGAGAAAAGTGAGGTTTATCTACTATCTCCAATGACGAGAAGTTCAGCTATAGACTGGAATACTATATCATATGTTGATGCAAATGATTATAAAAGTTACATGCTACTGCATAAAAATAAGCAATATATTGGCGCGCAATATGAGTCAGGATGGAGAAAACGTGGAAAAGGGAAAAAATTAAATTTTAAATTTGGGAGAAGGTTTAAAGATAATCGTATCGTTTGGCATAGTGAAGTTTCTTTTAGAAAGCATGTTTGGTTAGGTTGGGTAAATTATAGTAGCAAAACATCTTTAAATGGTACAATTTTTTATTATGACAATAACCATCTTATTGGACAGCAAACAATCGAACACTCAGCTAATGGCAGTTCTTCGCATGATGGGTATGGAGCACTTCAGTTTGTAATCTATAAAGGGCATTTTGATGTACCAGAGCTATTAACAATTCCTGTATATGCATATTATTTCCCTGAAATTAGAGGAACTGCTTCTATTGACTTTAGGGGATTCCCTAGTACGGAATATTATACATGGAAAATGACATATAAAAATGCAGGAAAAACATCTCCTCTTTAA
- a CDS encoding outer membrane beta-barrel protein yields MKRIILFLFGIAFFAMNSNAQWGVKTGYAMSKSTGRDARFMPAFYVGGFYDIKASEHFYIQPQLLFSAEGSKYRKGGTTYMTTHAYFAELPVLASYRIDLCKNSRLNFNVGPYISLGLFGKTKHGQIEENTFQSGIERVDYGIKFGVDYEVAHLVYSLMYKQGLQSFDIYGKGKSIGLSAGIGYKF; encoded by the coding sequence ATGAAAAGAATTATTTTATTTTTGTTTGGTATCGCATTCTTTGCAATGAATTCTAATGCTCAATGGGGCGTTAAAACTGGCTATGCTATGTCAAAGTCAACTGGTAGGGATGCGCGCTTTATGCCTGCTTTTTATGTGGGAGGTTTTTATGATATAAAAGCATCGGAACACTTTTATATTCAGCCTCAGTTATTGTTCTCTGCTGAAGGATCCAAATATCGAAAAGGAGGTACTACATACATGACTACGCATGCTTATTTTGCTGAGTTACCCGTCTTGGCTTCTTACAGAATTGATTTGTGTAAAAATAGTCGATTGAATTTCAATGTAGGGCCTTATATTTCTCTTGGTTTATTTGGTAAAACAAAACACGGTCAAATAGAAGAGAACACCTTTCAGTCAGGAATTGAGCGTGTTGACTATGGTATTAAGTTTGGTGTAGACTACGAAGTTGCTCACCTAGTTTATTCTCTTATGTATAAACAAGGTTTGCAAAGCTTTGATATTTATGGAAAAGGTAAGTCAATAGGCCTGTCTGCTGGTATAGGATATAAATTCTGA